atatatggtctgaaaatgcagtattttattttattggctaACAGGCTTCAATGGGACACATTAGACTCGGACGTTCAGAGGAAACGTGaaaatttcaaagacaatctCCTAGGGATCTTCCAGGtaggaaaacacattttcataaatgttaaaaaactaTAACAAACTGAAATAGGTTACTGAACATTTCTTGCTCAAATACTAGAATGGAAATTTGAAGAACccataaataataatcaaaatgtaagaaaatgtttttgtgttataAAAATTTTTTTCACTGGTttcttttacaaatatttttaatatctaaataaatagttttgaCCAAATATGGATGTGGATCTGGTTAAATTGTgttgttctgtatctttttttcttgctttGTTTGTAGGATCTTGAgagcaaaataatcatgtttctgAAGAGTGAACTAGAaaagtttaagaaaatattacaaaaagagaacatacaacactttgttaaggACTTTAATGATGATAGATGCAGTACCAAAGCAGCAGCTCTTGATCTCACACTACATTACCTGAGAGAGATGAATCAAGATGAAGTTGCTGATGCTCTAGAAGGTAAGAGACTCATGATCATCTGTCTGATTGACACTTCTAAATGTAGGAGAGAAAATTAAGACTAAAACTATCTATTGTTTTTGTTCCTATTTTTAGATGAGCTGTTCTTCATTCATCAGCTAAAATGTGGCCTAAAGAAGAAGTATCAATGTGTGTTTGAAGGAATTGCGAAGCATGGTGACGCCACACTTCTGAATGACATCTACACAGATCTCTATATCACTCAGGGTGGCAGTGAACAGGTCAATACTGAACATGAAATAAGACAGATTGAAGTTGCTTTCAGGCGTCATGAATCTCAAGAGATACAGGTTAAATGCACACAATTGTTTGAAGCACCTGAACAAGACAAGGAGATACGAACTGTACTGACAAAAGGAGTCGCTGGCATCGGAAAATCAGTTTCTGTGCAAAAGTTTGttctggactgggctgaaggaaaagaaaatcaagataTCAGCTTTATATTTCCTCTTCCATTTAGAGAGATGAATttaaaggagaaagaaaaactaAGTTTGATGGACCTTATAACTCAGTTTTTCCCAGAGACAAAAGGACTGAACCTTACAAGAAGGAATCGGTTCAAAGTCCTGTTCATCCTTGATGGATTGGACGAATGTCGCCTTCCTCTGAAGTTTGATTGTAATGAGACATGGTGTGATGTATCATCACCAGCCTCTCTGGATGTTCTCCTAACGAACCTCATGAAGGGAAATCTTCTtccttctgctctcatctggatcaccaccAGACCAGCAGCTGCCAGTAAGATTCCTCCTGACTGTATCGACCGGCTGACAGAGATACGAGGATTCAGTGACGCACAAAAGGAAGAGTACTTCAAAAAAAGATTCACAGATGAGAATCAGGCCAACACAATCATTGATCATGTTAAAAAATCAAAGAGTCTCTttatcatgtgccacatcccagtcttctgctggatttcagccactgttcttcagaacattctggaggagaaaagaaataatgatGTGAAAAACAATCAGGCTGATGAGATCTCTAAAACACTACAGGAATCAAACACTGAAGACACTCCCAAGACTCTgacacaaatgtacacacactttctccGCTTTCAGATCCAGCAGAGCCGTCGCAAGTATGATGGAGAATACGCAGCACATGTTTCCTGGGATAAAGATGCCATCCTTTCACTGGGAAAACTAGcatttcatcagctggaaagaaACAACCTGGTCTTTTATGACACAGACCTGGAAGCCTGTGGTATTGACGTCTATAAGGCATCAGTGTGTTCAGGCATGTGTACCCAGATCTTTAAGGAGGAAACAGGGATCTTTTTTGGTACCGTGTACTGCTTTGTTCACTTGAGCATTCAAGAGTTTATTGCAGCCCTTTATGCACATTTGTTTCTAGACATCAACAAGAAAAGTGTGTTGGTTCATGAGTCAATagaacaggaaaacaaaaatgaaaacttgaTTGATTTTCTCAAGACCGCAGTGGACAAGGCGCTCAAGAGTGACAATGGACACCTGGACCTTTTCCTTCGCTTCCTCCTCGGTCTGACGCTCCAGTCCAATCGACGACTCTTACGTGGTCTGTTAACACAGCAAGACGACAATGACCAGAGCAACAAGGAAATAGTTCAGTACATAAAGCAGAAATTAGAAGATAATCTGCCTGCAGAgagatccatcaatctgttctaCTGTCTGAGTGAACTGAATGACCAAACTGTAGTGAAAGAGATTCAGACCCACCTTAGCCAGGGAAGTCTCTCGTCTGGTGACCTTTCACCTGCCCAGTGGTCTGCTTTGGTCTTTGTGTTGCTGACATCAGAGAAAGAGCTGGAGGAGTTTGAACTCCAGAAATTCAAGAAATCAGACGAGTGTCTCATTAGATTATTGGCAGTCATCAAAGCCTCCAGAAGAGCTCTGTAAgtccattaatatgttttgtaatgttttggtCTCATCCAGGGTATAACAGACTACTTAAACTACATATTATCAGTTGTTACTCTATCTCCCAATAGAACTatactttaaatgtttaatttcataatAGTTCTTTAGATTTAATTTGGGGGGTGGGACATTCTGCAGTGCAATACATAG
The Ctenopharyngodon idella isolate HZGC_01 chromosome 4, HZGC01, whole genome shotgun sequence genome window above contains:
- the LOC127511053 gene encoding NACHT, LRR and PYD domains-containing protein 3-like isoform X2; this translates as MQYFILLANRLQWDTLDSDVQRKRENFKDNLLGIFQDLESKIIMFLKSELEKFKKILQKENIQHFVKDFNDDRCSTKAAALDLTLHYLREMNQDEVADALEDELFFIHQLKCGLKKKYQCVFEGIAKHGDATLLNDIYTDLYITQGGSEQVNTEHEIRQIEVAFRRHESQEIQVKCTQLFEAPEQDKEIRTVLTKGVAGIGKSVSVQKFVLDWAEGKENQDISFIFPLPFREMNLKEKEKLSLMDLITQFFPETKGLNLTRRNRFKVLFILDGLDECRLPLKFDCNETWCDVSSPASLDVLLTNLMKGNLLPSALIWITTRPAAASKIPPDCIDRLTEIRGFSDAQKEEYFKKRFTDENQANTIIDHVKKSKSLFIMCHIPVFCWISATVLQNILEEKRNNDVKNNQADEISKTLQESNTEDTPKTLTQMYTHFLRFQIQQSRRKYDGEYAAHVSWDKDAILSLGKLAFHQLERNNLVFYDTDLEACGIDVYKASVCSGMCTQIFKEETGIFFGTVYCFVHLSIQEFIAALYAHLFLDINKKSVLVHESIEQENKNENLIDFLKTAVDKALKSDNGHLDLFLRFLLGLTLQSNRRLLRGLLTQQDDNDQSNKEIVQYIKQKLEDNLPAERSINLFYCLSELNDQTVVKEIQTHLSQGSLSSGDLSPAQWSALVFVLLTSEKELEEFELQKFKKSDECLIRLLAVIKASRRALLNDCNLTDKSCSAMATVLGSDTNLKELNMNNNKLQDSGVKLLCTGLMNIKCKLEILRLNDCNLTDKSCSALAIVLGSDTNLKELNMNNNKLQDSGVKMLCTGLMNIKCKLEILRLSCCYMTDEGCSALTSALKSNPSHLRELDLSKNELGDSGVKNLSDLLMNQQFNLEKLHLSGCSLTEKQCPILISALKSNPSHLRELNLSGNKIKNIGVKHLCDILKDSHCKLERLRLSDSYMSEEGCSALTSALKSKLSPLRELDLSRNKLGDSGVKNLSDLLMNQQFNLDKLHLNRCSITKKQCLILTSALKSNSSHLRELDLSVNIIGKGVKHLCDILKDSHCKLERLRLSCCHMTDEGCSALTSALKSNPSHLRELDLSRNKLGDSGVKNLSDLLMNQQFNLEKLDLNVCSITERQCVILFLALKSNPSHLRELDLSGNQIKNTGVKNLCDVLKDSQCKLERLRLSCCYMTDEDCSALTSALKSNPSHLRELDLSKNELGDSGVKNLSDLLMNQQFNLDKLHLNRCSITEKQCVILTSALKSNSSHLRELDLSRNIIGNRGVKHLCDILIDSHCKLERLSLQECGITDVSSLTQSLTNSKALPFLKELDLSFNKIGDSKQWLSDVLRDSNCHLRVDISSHYFLNM
- the LOC127511053 gene encoding NACHT, LRR and PYD domains-containing protein 3-like isoform X6; its protein translation is MSEERGKDSLSKMSLSEEQSSVSVKSDWSKEEGPKFSERKPSTDKSERSDSHVSSSVSLKSDWSKEEGPKFSERKQSTNKRLQWDTLDSDVQRKRENFKDNLLGIFQDLESKIIMFLKSELEKFKKILQKENIQHFVKDFNDDRCSTKAAALDLTLHYLREMNQDEVADALEDELFFIHQLKCGLKKKYQCVFEGIAKHGDATLLNDIYTDLYITQGGSEQVNTEHEIRQIEVAFRRHESQEIQVKCTQLFEAPEQDKEIRTVLTKGVAGIGKSVSVQKFVLDWAEGKENQDISFIFPLPFREMNLKEKEKLSLMDLITQFFPETKGLNLTRRNRFKVLFILDGLDECRLPLKFDCNETWCDVSSPASLDVLLTNLMKGNLLPSALIWITTRPAAASKIPPDCIDRLTEIRGFSDAQKEEYFKKRFTDENQANTIIDHVKKSKSLFIMCHIPVFCWISATVLQNILEEKRNNDVKNNQADEISKTLQESNTEDTPKTLTQMYTHFLRFQIQQSRRKYDGEYAAHVSWDKDAILSLGKLAFHQLERNNLVFYDTDLEACGIDVYKASVCSGMCTQIFKEETGIFFGTVYCFVHLSIQEFIAALYAHLFLDINKKSVLVHESIEQENKNENLIDFLKTAVDKALKSDNGHLDLFLRFLLGLTLQSNRRLLRGLLTQQDDNDQSNKEIVQYIKQKLEDNLPAERSINLFYCLSELNDQTVVKEIQTHLSQGSLSSGDLSPAQWSALVFVLLTSEKELEEFELQKFKKSDECLIRLLAVIKASRRALLNDCNLTDKSCSAMATVLGSDTNLKELNMNNNKLQDSGVKLLCTGLMNIKCKLEILRLNDCNLTDKSCSALAIVLGSDTNLKELNMNNNKLQDSGVKMLCTGLMNIKCKLEILRLSCCYMTDEGCSALTSALKSNPSHLRELDLSKNELGDSGVKNLSDLLMNQQFNLEKLHLSGCSLTEKQCPILISALKSNPSHLRELNLSGNKIKNIGVKHLCDILKDSHCKLERLRLSCCYMTDEDCSALTSALKSNPSHLRELDLSKNELGDSGVKNLSDLLMNQQFNLDKLHLNRCSITEKQCVILTSALKSNSSHLRELDLSRNIIGNRGVKHLCDILIDSHCKLERLSLQECGITDVSSLTQSLTNSKALPFLKELDLSFNKIGDSKQWLSDVLRDSNCHLRVDISSHYFLNM
- the LOC127511053 gene encoding NACHT, LRR and PYD domains-containing protein 3-like isoform X4, which translates into the protein MSEERGKDSLSKMSLSEEQSSVSVKSDWSKEEGPKFSERKPSTDKSERSDSHVSSSVSLKSDWSKEEGPKFSERKQSTNKRLQWDTLDSDVQRKRENFKDNLLGIFQDLESKIIMFLKSELEKFKKILQKENIQHFVKDFNDDRCSTKAAALDLTLHYLREMNQDEVADALEDELFFIHQLKCGLKKKYQCVFEGIAKHGDATLLNDIYTDLYITQGGSEQVNTEHEIRQIEVAFRRHESQEIQVKCTQLFEAPEQDKEIRTVLTKGVAGIGKSVSVQKFVLDWAEGKENQDISFIFPLPFREMNLKEKEKLSLMDLITQFFPETKGLNLTRRNRFKVLFILDGLDECRLPLKFDCNETWCDVSSPASLDVLLTNLMKGNLLPSALIWITTRPAAASKIPPDCIDRLTEIRGFSDAQKEEYFKKRFTDENQANTIIDHVKKSKSLFIMCHIPVFCWISATVLQNILEEKRNNDVKNNQADEISKTLQESNTEDTPKTLTQMYTHFLRFQIQQSRRKYDGEYAAHVSWDKDAILSLGKLAFHQLERNNLVFYDTDLEACGIDVYKASVCSGMCTQIFKEETGIFFGTVYCFVHLSIQEFIAALYAHLFLDINKKSVLVHESIEQENKNENLIDFLKTAVDKALKSDNGHLDLFLRFLLGLTLQSNRRLLRGLLTQQDDNDQSNKEIVQYIKQKLEDNLPAERSINLFYCLSELNDQTVVKEIQTHLSQGSLSSGDLSPAQWSALVFVLLTSEKELEEFELQKFKKSDECLIRLLAVIKASRRALLNDCNLTDKSCSAMATVLGSDTNLKELNMNNNKLQDSGVKLLCTGLMNIKCKLEILRLNDCNLTDKSCSALAIVLGSDTNLKELNMNNNKLQDSGVKMLCTGLMNIKCKLEILRLSCCYMTDEGCSALTSALKSNPSHLRELDLSKNELGDSGVKNLSDLLMNQQFNLEKLHLSGCSLTEKQCPILISALKSNPSHLRELNLSGNKIKNIGVKHLCDILKDSHCKLERLRLSDSYMSEEGCSALTSALKSKLSPLRELDLSRNKLGDSGVKNLSDLLMNQQFNLDKLHLNRCSITKKQCLILTSALKSNSSHLRELDLSVNIIGKGVKHLCDILKDSHCKLERLRLSCCYMTDEDCSALTSALKSNPSHLRELDLSKNELGDSGVKNLSDLLMNQQFNLDKLHLNRCSITEKQCVILTSALKSNSSHLRELDLSRNIIGNRGVKHLCDILIDSHCKLERLSLQECGITDVSSLTQSLTNSKALPFLKELDLSFNKIGDSKQWLSDVLRDSNCHLRVDISSHYFLNM
- the LOC127511053 gene encoding NACHT, LRR and PYD domains-containing protein 3-like isoform X3, translating into MSEERGKDSLSKMSLSEEQSSVSVKSDWSKEEGPKFSERKPSTDKSERSDSHVSSSVSLKSDWSKEEGPKFSERKQSTNKRLQWDTLDSDVQRKRENFKDNLLGIFQDLESKIIMFLKSELEKFKKILQKENIQHFVKDFNDDRCSTKAAALDLTLHYLREMNQDEVADALEDELFFIHQLKCGLKKKYQCVFEGIAKHGDATLLNDIYTDLYITQGGSEQVNTEHEIRQIEVAFRRHESQEIQVKCTQLFEAPEQDKEIRTVLTKGVAGIGKSVSVQKFVLDWAEGKENQDISFIFPLPFREMNLKEKEKLSLMDLITQFFPETKGLNLTRRNRFKVLFILDGLDECRLPLKFDCNETWCDVSSPASLDVLLTNLMKGNLLPSALIWITTRPAAASKIPPDCIDRLTEIRGFSDAQKEEYFKKRFTDENQANTIIDHVKKSKSLFIMCHIPVFCWISATVLQNILEEKRNNDVKNNQADEISKTLQESNTEDTPKTLTQMYTHFLRFQIQQSRRKYDGEYAAHVSWDKDAILSLGKLAFHQLERNNLVFYDTDLEACGIDVYKASVCSGMCTQIFKEETGIFFGTVYCFVHLSIQEFIAALYAHLFLDINKKSVLVHESIEQENKNENLIDFLKTAVDKALKSDNGHLDLFLRFLLGLTLQSNRRLLRGLLTQQDDNDQSNKEIVQYIKQKLEDNLPAERSINLFYCLSELNDQTVVKEIQTHLSQGSLSSGDLSPAQWSALVFVLLTSEKELEEFELQKFKKSDECLIRLLAVIKASRRALLNDCNLTDKSCSAMATVLGSDTNLKELNMNNNKLQDSGVKLLCTGLMNIKCKLEILRLNDCNLTDKSCSALAIVLGSDTNLKELNMNNNKLQDSGVKMLCTGLMNIKCKLEILRLSCCYMTDEGCSALTSALKSNPSHLRELDLSKNELGDSGVKNLSDLLMNQQFNLEKLHLSGCSLTEKQCPILISALKSNPSHLRELNLSGNKIKNIGVKHLCDILKDSHCKLERLRLSCCHMTDEGCSALTSALKSNPSHLRELDLSRNKLGDSGVKNLSDLLMNQQFNLEKLDLNVCSITERQCVILFLALKSNPSHLRELDLSGNQIKNTGVKNLCDVLKDSQCKLERLRLSCCYMTDEDCSALTSALKSNPSHLRELDLSKNELGDSGVKNLSDLLMNQQFNLDKLHLNRCSITEKQCVILTSALKSNSSHLRELDLSRNIIGNRGVKHLCDILIDSHCKLERLSLQECGITDVSSLTQSLTNSKALPFLKELDLSFNKIGDSKQWLSDVLRDSNCHLRVDISSHYFLNM
- the LOC127511053 gene encoding NACHT, LRR and PYD domains-containing protein 3-like isoform X7, translated to MSEERGKDSLSKMSLSEEQSSVSVKSDWSKEEGPKFSERKPSTDKSERSDSHVSSSVSLKSDWSKEEGPKFSERKQSTNKRLQWDTLDSDVQRKRENFKDNLLGIFQDLESKIIMFLKSELEKFKKILQKENIQHFVKDFNDDRCSTKAAALDLTLHYLREMNQDEVADALEDELFFIHQLKCGLKKKYQCVFEGIAKHGDATLLNDIYTDLYITQGGSEQVNTEHEIRQIEVAFRRHESQEIQVKCTQLFEAPEQDKEIRTVLTKGVAGIGKSVSVQKFVLDWAEGKENQDISFIFPLPFREMNLKEKEKLSLMDLITQFFPETKGLNLTRRNRFKVLFILDGLDECRLPLKFDCNETWCDVSSPASLDVLLTNLMKGNLLPSALIWITTRPAAASKIPPDCIDRLTEIRGFSDAQKEEYFKKRFTDENQANTIIDHVKKSKSLFIMCHIPVFCWISATVLQNILEEKRNNDVKNNQADEISKTLQESNTEDTPKTLTQMYTHFLRFQIQQSRRKYDGEYAAHVSWDKDAILSLGKLAFHQLERNNLVFYDTDLEACGIDVYKASVCSGMCTQIFKEETGIFFGTVYCFVHLSIQEFIAALYAHLFLDINKKSVLVHESIEQENKNENLIDFLKTAVDKALKSDNGHLDLFLRFLLGLTLQSNRRLLRGLLTQQDDNDQSNKEIVQYIKQKLEDNLPAERSINLFYCLSELNDQTVVKEIQTHLSQGSLSSGDLSPAQWSALVFVLLTSEKELEEFELQKFKKSDECLIRLLAVIKASRRALLNDCNLTDKSCSAMATVLGSDTNLKELNMNNNKLQDSGVKLLCTGLMNIKCKLEILRLNDCNLTDKSCSALAIVLGSDTNLKELNMNNNKLQDSGVKMLCTGLMNIKCKLEILRLSCCYMTDEGCSALTSALKSNPSHLRELDLSKNELGDSGVKNLSDLLMNQQFNLEKLHLSGCSLTEKQCPILISALKSNPSHLRELNLSGNKIKNIGVKHLCDILKDSHCKLERLRLSDSYMSEEGCSALTSALKSKLSPLRELDLSRNKLGDSGVKNLSDLLMNQQFNLDKLHLNRCSITKKQCLILTSALKSNSSHLRELDLSVNIIGKGVKHLCDILKDSHCKLERLSLQECGITDVSSLTQSLTNSKALPFLKELDLSFNKIGDSKQWLSDVLRDSNCHLRVDISSHYFLNM
- the LOC127511053 gene encoding NACHT, LRR and PYD domains-containing protein 3-like isoform X5, which produces MSEERGKDSLSKMSLSEEQSSVSVKSDWSKEEGPKFSERKPSTDKSERSDSHVSSSVSLKSDWSKEEGPKFSERKQSTNKRLQWDTLDSDVQRKRENFKDNLLGIFQDLESKIIMFLKSELEKFKKILQKENIQHFVKDFNDDRCSTKAAALDLTLHYLREMNQDEVADALEDELFFIHQLKCGLKKKYQCVFEGIAKHGDATLLNDIYTDLYITQGGSEQVNTEHEIRQIEVAFRRHESQEIQVKCTQLFEAPEQDKEIRTVLTKGVAGIGKSVSVQKFVLDWAEGKENQDISFIFPLPFREMNLKEKEKLSLMDLITQFFPETKGLNLTRRNRFKVLFILDGLDECRLPLKFDCNETWCDVSSPASLDVLLTNLMKGNLLPSALIWITTRPAAASKIPPDCIDRLTEIRGFSDAQKEEYFKKRFTDENQANTIIDHVKKSKSLFIMCHIPVFCWISATVLQNILEEKRNNDVKNNQADEISKTLQESNTEDTPKTLTQMYTHFLRFQIQQSRRKYDGEYAAHVSWDKDAILSLGKLAFHQLERNNLVFYDTDLEACGIDVYKASVCSGMCTQIFKEETGIFFGTVYCFVHLSIQEFIAALYAHLFLDINKKSVLVHESIEQENKNENLIDFLKTAVDKALKSDNGHLDLFLRFLLGLTLQSNRRLLRGLLTQQDDNDQSNKEIVQYIKQKLEDNLPAERSINLFYCLSELNDQTVVKEIQTHLSQGSLSSGDLSPAQWSALVFVLLTSEKELEEFELQKFKKSDECLIRLLAVIKASRRALLNDCNLTDKSCSAMATVLGSDTNLKELNMNNNKLQDSGVKLLCTGLMNIKCKLEILRLNDCNLTDKSCSALAIVLGSDTNLKELNMNNNKLQDSGVKMLCTGLMNIKCKLEILRLSCCYMTDEGCSALTSALKSNPSHLRELDLSKNELGDSGVKNLSDLLMNQQFNLEKLHLSGCSLTEKQCPILISALKSNPSHLRELNLSGNKIKNIGVKHLCDILKDSHCKLERLRLSDSYMSEEGCSALTSALKSKLSPLRELDLSRNKLGDSGVKNLSDLLMNQQFNLDKLHLNRCSITEKQCVILTSALKSNSSHLRELDLSRNIIGNRGVKHLCDILIDSHCKLERLSLQECGITDVSSLTQSLTNSKALPFLKELDLSFNKIGDSKQWLSDVLRDSNCHLRVDISSHYFLNM